The DNA window GGGAATATATTGATACCTCTAACAATCAACATGTCATCGGCTCTGCCGAGCACTCTGGATATACGAGGTGTTGTTCTACCACAGCCACATTCACTTTCAAGCAGACGGGTGATATCTCCTGTTCGGTATCTTATAAGTGGTAAAGCCTCTTTTGTAAGTGATGTCAACACGAGTTCACCTTTTTCACCTTCTGAAACCTGTTCTCCGTTCTCATCCAGTACTTCTACAAAGAAATGGTCACCCCAGACATGCAATCCGTCCTGCTCTTCACATTCAAACGCCACACCCGGACCCATCATTTCAGAAAGACCGTATGAATCGTAGGCACTTATATTAAGTGCATCCTCCAGTTGTCTGCGGGTATTTGACGACCAGGGTTCACCACCGAAACATCCAGTTTTCAATGACAGTTTATCAAGCATATCCATCTGTTCAGCGGTTTCTGCAAGATAAAGTGCATAAGATGGTGTGCAATGGATTGCAGTAACCCCATAATCAACCATCATCTCAAGTTGTCTGGCAGTGTTACCAGTTCCACTGGGTACAGTCATGGCACCAAGCTTCTCGATTCCATAATGATATCCAAGTCCACCTGTAAAAAGACCGTAATTTACAGAATTTTGAAATACATCATCATCACGAACACCGGCCATTACCAAGTTCCTTGCCATTATATTGGACCATGTGTCGATATCATTGGTCGTGTAACCTACAACAGTAGGTTTTCCGCCTGTACCAGAAGAAGCGTGTATCCGCACAATATCTTTTTTTGGAACTGCAAAAAGTCCAAAAGGATAAGTATCACGAAGGTCTTTTTTTATCGTCATTGGCAGTTTCTGTAATGAATCCAGTGATTTTACATCATCAGGACCTATTCCAAGCTGGTCAAATCTATCCTTAGAGGATGGTACATTGTTATAAACCTGTGAAACTGTCCTTTTCAATCTTTTAAACTGCAGGTCTCTGAGTTCTTCTGGTGCCATTGTTTCATATTTTGGCTGCCAGTATTTCATCAATAAAAATCTCCGTATATGTTTTTTTGTTCTAAATATGTTGGATGATAGACATCAATGTTTGAACTACACCACGCTTACACATGGAAATTCCTACGAGTGTTCATATCATCCATTGGATGTATTTTATAAACATCGAATGTCAATAAACCTGTTTGTCGTAGATTACAGGCGAATTGCCTGTAGCCTGTCCAAATGGCATTCTGTGATAGGTAACTGATCATGATATTTATCGCACTGTTTCTATCTCTATCGATCTCATTACCACAATCACATGATAGGTTACGTTTGTAGAGAGGCATATCGTGTACCTTACCGCAAACGTAACAGATTTTTGAAGTGTAACTTTCATCAATTTTTGTTAATTGTTTACCTGCAAATTCTGATTTGTAGGTCAAAAATTCGATGAAACGTGATATGTATCCGTTGTTCTGTGTGGAACGGTTCAAGGATTTCTGTCGGGATTTTGGTAGCTTTTTTGAGTTTTTCATGTTCTTGACATCTAGATCTCCCACAATTATAGTGTTTGATCTGGTATTCTCGGCCATTTTCCTGGATAATTTGTGCTGCCAATCTTTAATCTGATTATTTTTCTTTTTAGTCATCACTCGTATCGCATCATTTATCCTGAACCATCTGCGGCTGTATTTTTTGCAGTGGTCTCTCCTTGATTTTGCATGGTTTATCTTTTTGTCCCAATATTTGTCAAACCGTGGGTTTGTGATTTCAAGGATTTTTCCATCAGTGTTTACAGCAGTGATGGTTTTTGTAATACCTATATCAATTGCTTGATATTTTTCGTTGTCTTTGTAATTCGTTTGTGGAAATGTTTCATAAACTACTGATACGAAGAAATCACCTTTGCCTTTGTATGGCTCGGAATTGAAAATTTCGGTGTGTTTTACGTCATAATTTTCGAGTTCTTGTGGAATATCGAAAGAAAGAGGTCTATTATTATATTTATGGCTGAATGTTACTTTTCCATTTTCTATTTTGAATCCACTCTGGTTATATGGAATAGTGAAAAAATACACGCTTTTCTTGAATCTAGGTGGTTTTGCATTCTTATCACCGTTTTTTCTTAATCCAAAAAACGATTTGTAGTTTGCATCCAATTTTTGCAGTACACCCTGACAGGTCTTTGAATAAAGTGAATAAATAGATGGATATTGGTCTTTTAATGATGGGAGATTGTCCTGTTGATGGCTATATTTTATACTTTTACGTTTATGCATCCATGCTTCTTTCCTTTCAGACAACGATAAGTTGTAAAGCAAGGTGCATTGTTTTGATAAGCTCCAGAGTACATCCAATTGTTCATTGGTCGGTTTTATCTTATATTTCTTTGTCAGAAGCACTTTTTACACCTTGATTACCTATATATCTAATATTAGAGAGTTTTATCAGAATAGGATTTCTACAGAACCATCTATATTTCTTTTTGATATAAATGTAGACATAAATAGTTTTAAAGTTTTTCCTTTTAAATTTTAATTAAATAGACGTTTTTATCTACCCTTTTAGCTGTCAGAAATTACCTAATTTCTACTAATTGGTTACTATGCCGAACACTTATAGGAAGAGAAGGATTTACACCTTCATGTTAAATGATTTGTTATTGGATAACACATTACTGTTCAGTTAATGGAACATATTAATTTACTTTAGATATTTACTATTTCTAAGCATAACGATTTAGATTTGTAAATTATATTAAAGATTGTTTTAACTGAACAGTAACAGACAACACACCATTATTAAATTGTTTATGGTGTTTATGTCGATAACTTCAATTTGTGTCTACATAACCCTTAGATACATGTTCACAAAATTTGATACATGAAATGAAAAATATAAAAAAGAAGATATTTTTTAGATGTCTTTTTTCATTTATAGTTGTTGCAATGTTTATCACACCCGTGTCAGCAGGTTGGAATGAAACAAATAAAGAAATTGAAAGCTTTTATAAGTTAAATCCTGACGAAAAAATAGTGAATGTTTTTAAAAAGATACATTTTACAAATTATGATTCTGATACAAAATACTGGCAGGGATATTACAGCCACCTGCACCATAAAATACCGGAAAATGCTATAAATGTAGATATGTGGAACAGTAAAAATCAGAAAATAAAAATCCAGAATTCTTCACATAATGATTTTTATGTCTCTGATTTAAACCAAAAAATATGGTATGGCCAAAGTTGTAATTTATACTTGGAATACGCTATACCAATAAACAAAAACACTGCTGATTTTAAATTATACGAAAATGCAGACATTATCAATGCGACCGTTATCGTACCTGATGATTATGAAACGTATATTGATAAATCCGAATATACTGTAAAACATTCCAGTAACATTGATATGTATAAATTTAAAGGAATAAAGAATCAACTGGAATGTTCAATTGATGCTGTTAATCTTACAGATTATAAGGTATTAAATAAATCGGTAAGCCTTGGTAATAAAAATGTAGGATTAAAAATAAAATACTGGAAAGGTGAAAATCATTGGGCTAATGAAACAATGGATTTGGCAATAAAAGCACTCCCCATACTGGAAGAAAAATGGGGATTTACCTATCCAAAAGACCACAATATCACTATAACCCAATCTACTGAAAATAAAACTTCGGGTTATGGCGGTATAAACAAAGGTGAAGATGGAATATTACTTTTACATACTGCAGATAAATACATACTCATCCATGAACTGGCTCATTACTGGACACAAAAATGTGGTTTTGAATATATATGGATGGATGAAGGATATGCTGATTTATACACATACCTTGTTTTGAACCGTCTCGATTCAAATGATGCACTTGAGAGAAAAGAAGATTTTATCAAACAGTACAAATCCATGAAACAATCCAAAAACCTAAAATTATCTGAATGGTCGGTTCCTGATTCAATCGGTTCAGAAAACTTTGACCGGGTAGATTATGGATATAAAAAATCATTTGTTCTACTTTACAATATATATAAAAAAATAGGAATTAATTCAATGAAACAAGCCAATCAGAGATTTTTAAATTCAGACAATATCGGAAACAAGGAATTTAAACATATTATACAAACTGTTTCTGATAAAAATTTGGAAAGCGAATGGAAATTACTCCATTCTAATGTCTGATAATCAAATGGTTTAAATAATTATTTTAATTCCAGACCCTTGGCAAGTTCCTGATATTCCTTCCCTTTATCAGTCGTCACAAAAATATTCTCTTGCTGTTTTATCAGTTCTTTTTGTTTCAACATATCCAGATACTTGTTGGTTATGTTAGAATTTAGGTTTGCTCCATATACTATTTCGGTTTTTTTTGCTCCATTTGATGCGATTTTTAAAAT is part of the Methanohalobium evestigatum Z-7303 genome and encodes:
- a CDS encoding winged helix-turn-helix domain-containing protein, which gives rise to MGVVNIRRSRIDITLDILKIASNGAKKTEIVYGANLNSNITNKYLDMLKQKELIKQQENIFVTTDKGKEYQELAKGLELK
- a CDS encoding gluzincin family metallopeptidase, which gives rise to MKNIKKKIFFRCLFSFIVVAMFITPVSAGWNETNKEIESFYKLNPDEKIVNVFKKIHFTNYDSDTKYWQGYYSHLHHKIPENAINVDMWNSKNQKIKIQNSSHNDFYVSDLNQKIWYGQSCNLYLEYAIPINKNTADFKLYENADIINATVIVPDDYETYIDKSEYTVKHSSNIDMYKFKGIKNQLECSIDAVNLTDYKVLNKSVSLGNKNVGLKIKYWKGENHWANETMDLAIKALPILEEKWGFTYPKDHNITITQSTENKTSGYGGINKGEDGILLLHTADKYILIHELAHYWTQKCGFEYIWMDEGYADLYTYLVLNRLDSNDALERKEDFIKQYKSMKQSKNLKLSEWSVPDSIGSENFDRVDYGYKKSFVLLYNIYKKIGINSMKQANQRFLNSDNIGNKEFKHIIQTVSDKNLESEWKLLHSNV
- a CDS encoding phenylacetate--CoA ligase family protein — translated: MKYWQPKYETMAPEELRDLQFKRLKRTVSQVYNNVPSSKDRFDQLGIGPDDVKSLDSLQKLPMTIKKDLRDTYPFGLFAVPKKDIVRIHASSGTGGKPTVVGYTTNDIDTWSNIMARNLVMAGVRDDDVFQNSVNYGLFTGGLGYHYGIEKLGAMTVPSGTGNTARQLEMMVDYGVTAIHCTPSYALYLAETAEQMDMLDKLSLKTGCFGGEPWSSNTRRQLEDALNISAYDSYGLSEMMGPGVAFECEEQDGLHVWGDHFFVEVLDENGEQVSEGEKGELVLTSLTKEALPLIRYRTGDITRLLESECGCGRTTPRISRVLGRADDMLIVRGINIFPSQIENVIADISEITDQFQVVLDRSQNKLDEITVRVELEDDAFTGELQDLSAVRKHVENELKSILNIRTNVELVEKGSIPRTSGKSQRIIDRRNGL
- a CDS encoding RNA-guided endonuclease InsQ/TnpB family protein, encoding MLLTKKYKIKPTNEQLDVLWSLSKQCTLLYNLSLSERKEAWMHKRKSIKYSHQQDNLPSLKDQYPSIYSLYSKTCQGVLQKLDANYKSFFGLRKNGDKNAKPPRFKKSVYFFTIPYNQSGFKIENGKVTFSHKYNNRPLSFDIPQELENYDVKHTEIFNSEPYKGKGDFFVSVVYETFPQTNYKDNEKYQAIDIGITKTITAVNTDGKILEITNPRFDKYWDKKINHAKSRRDHCKKYSRRWFRINDAIRVMTKKKNNQIKDWQHKLSRKMAENTRSNTIIVGDLDVKNMKNSKKLPKSRQKSLNRSTQNNGYISRFIEFLTYKSEFAGKQLTKIDESYTSKICYVCGKVHDMPLYKRNLSCDCGNEIDRDRNSAINIMISYLSQNAIWTGYRQFACNLRQTGLLTFDVYKIHPMDDMNTRRNFHV